A window from Flavobacterium gyeonganense encodes these proteins:
- a CDS encoding tail fiber protein: MKIKLLFTLISVLSFTKIIAKPSKNFINSTEYETNVTFSTTNTQISGSFTVQGDIDKFYPVTFFDGGWDNNAPTNLLLSRSEVHYDSTWRGSLMAEFSYHVTNWGNSSNFIDSNIKPSYAGTYTTFIAGWHDSTYGGTCRCIIIWLRGGGTTYYYHSNYTVTPTIYDGVQNSLPYNELNGPSHSYKTTPEQYATTTGIYQSRNAYFASNVGIGTTTPGSKLTVAGNIHAQEVKVTPNAGTVPDYVFADDYKLKSLEEVEAYIKQNSHLPEIPSAKEIEKNGLMLAEMNMSLLKKIEELTLYMIELKKENQNLTDNQKILEEKILKIENR, from the coding sequence ATGAAAATAAAACTACTCTTTACTTTAATTTCAGTTCTTAGCTTTACAAAAATCATTGCAAAACCCAGCAAAAACTTTATCAATAGCACAGAGTACGAAACTAATGTTACCTTTTCAACAACAAACACCCAGATATCAGGCAGCTTTACGGTTCAGGGCGATATTGATAAATTTTATCCGGTAACTTTTTTTGACGGAGGCTGGGATAACAATGCTCCAACTAACTTACTATTGAGCAGAAGCGAGGTACACTATGATAGCACATGGAGAGGATCATTAATGGCTGAGTTTAGTTATCATGTAACTAACTGGGGGAATAGTTCTAATTTTATAGATTCAAATATTAAACCTTCATATGCAGGAACATATACAACCTTTATAGCCGGATGGCATGATTCAACATATGGAGGAACTTGCAGATGTATCATTATATGGCTTCGTGGAGGCGGAACAACTTATTATTATCACTCTAATTACACCGTAACTCCTACTATTTATGATGGTGTTCAAAATTCATTACCTTATAATGAACTTAACGGACCATCACATTCCTACAAAACTACTCCAGAGCAATATGCAACAACAACTGGAATCTACCAAAGTAGAAATGCCTATTTCGCTTCAAATGTTGGTATTGGCACAACAACTCCCGGCTCAAAACTTACGGTAGCCGGAAATATTCATGCTCAGGAAGTCAAAGTTACTCCTAATGCCGGAACCGTACCTGATTATGTTTTTGCAGATGATTACAAACTAAAATCTTTAGAAGAAGTTGAAGCTTACATCAAACAAAATAGTCATTTGCCTGAAATTCCATCAGCAAAAGAAATTGAAAAAAATGGCCTGATGCTGGCTGAAATGAATATGAGTTTGTTAAAGAAAATTGAAGAATTGACACTCTATATGATTGAATTGAAAAAGGAGAACCAAAATCTTACTGATAATCAAAAAATTTTAGAAGAAAAAATACTTAAAATTGAAAACAGATAA